A genome region from Paracoccus stylophorae includes the following:
- a CDS encoding pyridoxal phosphate-dependent aminotransferase, whose protein sequence is MTPPRFAPIPAALPATVPFVGPEEIQRRQGRDFDARIGANENGFGPSPHALRAMQAELPRLWQYGDSSSHDLVQALSAHLAVPARHITVGEGVDGLLGNLVRLMIGPGDPVVTSDGAYPTFNYHVAGFGGVLHKVPYRNDAEDPAALVEQAHRTGARLVYLANPDNPMGSWHKARTVQAMLDDLPQGTLLVLDEAYVEFAPADAVPQIAPDDPRVIRMRTFSKAYGLAGARIGYAFGHPDLIVGFDRIRNHFGVNRVAQAGALAALQDRAHLAEVQAHVAAARDRLAAIAAANGMTALPSATNFVAIDTGRDGDFARALVAALEDRGIFVRMPGVAPLNRCIRISCAPAPELDILADRLPQVLSRL, encoded by the coding sequence ATGACACCGCCCCGTTTCGCCCCGATCCCCGCCGCGCTGCCCGCCACCGTCCCCTTTGTCGGCCCCGAGGAAATCCAGCGCCGGCAGGGCCGGGATTTCGACGCCCGGATCGGCGCGAACGAAAACGGCTTCGGCCCCAGCCCGCACGCGCTGCGGGCGATGCAGGCGGAACTGCCGCGCCTGTGGCAATACGGCGATTCGTCCAGCCACGATCTGGTGCAGGCGCTGTCGGCGCATCTCGCCGTGCCCGCGCGCCACATCACCGTGGGCGAGGGCGTGGACGGGCTGCTGGGCAATCTGGTGCGGCTGATGATCGGCCCCGGCGATCCGGTCGTGACCTCGGACGGCGCCTATCCGACCTTCAACTATCACGTCGCGGGCTTCGGCGGGGTGCTGCACAAGGTCCCCTATCGCAACGATGCCGAGGACCCGGCGGCGCTGGTCGAACAGGCCCACCGGACCGGCGCAAGACTGGTCTATCTGGCCAATCCCGACAACCCGATGGGCAGCTGGCACAAGGCCCGCACCGTCCAAGCGATGCTGGACGACCTGCCCCAGGGCACGCTGCTGGTGCTGGATGAGGCTTATGTCGAATTCGCCCCCGCCGACGCGGTGCCGCAGATCGCGCCCGACGATCCGCGCGTGATCCGCATGCGCACCTTCTCGAAAGCGTACGGGCTGGCCGGGGCGCGGATCGGCTATGCGTTCGGCCATCCCGACCTGATCGTCGGGTTCGACCGCATCCGCAATCATTTCGGCGTGAACCGGGTCGCGCAGGCCGGCGCGCTGGCCGCGTTGCAGGACCGCGCGCATCTGGCCGAGGTGCAGGCCCATGTCGCCGCCGCCCGCGACCGTCTGGCCGCCATCGCCGCGGCCAACGGCATGACGGCGCTGCCATCGGCCACCAATTTCGTGGCCATCGACACCGGCCGCGACGGCGATTTCGCCCGCGCCCTGGTCGCCGCGCTGGAAGATCGCGGCATCTTCGTGCGCATGCCGGGCGTGGCGCCGCTGAACCGCTGCATCCGCATCAGCTGCGCCCCCGCCCCGGAACTCGACATCCTTGCCGACAGGTTGCCGCAGGTGCTGTCCCGGCTGTAA
- the cydX gene encoding cytochrome bd-I oxidase subunit CydX codes for MWYFAWILGLPLAALVAVVNAMWLELRDDRAMLDGRGSELRDRDRD; via the coding sequence ATGTGGTATTTCGCCTGGATCCTGGGACTGCCGCTGGCGGCGCTGGTGGCGGTGGTCAACGCGATGTGGCTGGAACTGCGCGACGACCGCGCCATGCTGGACGGCCGCGGGTCGGAGCTGCGCGACCGCGACCGCGACTGA
- the cydB gene encoding cytochrome d ubiquinol oxidase subunit II yields MILHELISFDSLRLIWWLLLGTLLIAFALTDGFDLGTGTLLPFVARNDVERRVVINTVGPVWEGNQVWFILGGGAIFAAFPPLYAVSFSGFYLAMFAILAALIVRPVAFKFRSKREDATWRARWDWALFFGGAVPAALFGVAVGNVLLGVPFHLTPDLHSIYDGGPFGKFFGLLRPFALLCGAVSLAMLIVHGAGWIVLKTEGAIADRARRYGSVAAMLVLAGYALAGLWLAFGIEGYALAQAPLRDAPSNPLASTVIHGGSWLSAYADRPWIAIAPVMGFVGTAMAWRALRSGGELSPLGWSKMAVFGMISSVGLTIYPFLLPSTTDPHSSLTIWDASSSHQTLFVMLMATVIFLPMILAYTAWVYRVLWGKVTEDDVSDPDSHSY; encoded by the coding sequence ATGATCCTGCATGAACTGATCTCGTTCGACTCTCTGCGCCTGATCTGGTGGCTGCTTCTGGGCACGCTGCTGATCGCCTTCGCGCTGACCGACGGCTTCGATCTGGGCACCGGCACGCTGCTGCCCTTCGTGGCGCGCAACGATGTCGAACGCCGCGTCGTCATCAACACCGTCGGCCCCGTGTGGGAGGGGAATCAGGTCTGGTTCATCCTGGGCGGCGGGGCGATCTTTGCCGCCTTCCCGCCGCTTTACGCGGTCAGCTTCTCGGGGTTCTATCTGGCGATGTTCGCCATCCTCGCCGCGCTGATCGTGCGGCCGGTCGCGTTCAAGTTCCGGTCGAAACGCGAGGATGCGACATGGCGCGCGCGGTGGGACTGGGCACTGTTCTTCGGCGGCGCGGTGCCCGCGGCGCTGTTCGGGGTGGCGGTCGGCAATGTGCTTCTGGGCGTGCCGTTTCACCTGACGCCGGATCTGCACTCGATCTATGACGGCGGACCGTTCGGCAAGTTCTTCGGCCTGCTGCGGCCTTTCGCGCTGCTCTGCGGGGCGGTGTCGCTGGCGATGCTGATCGTGCACGGCGCGGGCTGGATCGTGCTGAAGACCGAAGGCGCGATTGCCGACCGCGCCCGCCGCTATGGCAGCGTGGCGGCGATGCTTGTGCTGGCGGGATACGCGCTGGCCGGGCTGTGGCTGGCCTTCGGGATCGAGGGTTATGCGCTGGCCCAGGCGCCGCTGCGCGACGCCCCCTCGAACCCGCTGGCCAGCACCGTGATCCATGGCGGCAGCTGGCTGTCGGCCTATGCCGACCGGCCGTGGATCGCCATCGCGCCGGTGATGGGGTTCGTGGGCACCGCGATGGCGTGGCGCGCGCTGCGGTCTGGCGGGGAACTTTCGCCGCTGGGCTGGTCCAAGATGGCGGTGTTCGGCATGATCTCCTCGGTGGGGCTGACGATCTATCCGTTCCTGCTGCCCTCGACCACCGACCCCCACAGCTCGCTGACGATCTGGGATGCCTCGTCCTCGCATCAGACGCTGTTCGTGATGCTGATGGCGACGGTGATCTTCTTGCCGATGATCCTGGCCTATACCGCCTGGGTCTATCGCGTGTTGTGGGGCAAGGTGACCGAAGACGACGTGTCCGACCCCGACAGCCACTCTTACTGA